Proteins from a genomic interval of Candidatus Methylomirabilis sp.:
- a CDS encoding tartrate dehydrogenase: MATHRIAVIPGDGIGKEVIAEGVKVLRALERLEPGLRLHLTRFGWSCDWYRKHGAVMPTDCLTVLARFDAIYLGAIGDPANVPDVIAQHALLSLRKGLDQYACVRPALLLPGVRSPLAGKAPGAIDFIVVRENTEGEYAGTGGRLYRGTPKEVAVQTSIFTRLGIERIIRYAFALARRRKRRRLTSVTKSNVQQYSMVFWDEVFWAVARKFSDVEAESMLVDAACMNFVRAPERFDVVVASNQFGDILTDISAAIVGSMGLAPSANINPSRALPSMFEPVHGSAPDIAGKGIANPLAAILAAEMMLDFLGERRAARRIRRAAVALLVEGKALPADLGGRASTAEVGGAVVRHLRRAARA, from the coding sequence ATGGCGACGCATCGGATTGCGGTCATCCCGGGGGACGGGATCGGGAAGGAGGTGATCGCGGAGGGCGTGAAGGTGCTCCGCGCCCTCGAGCGCCTGGAGCCGGGGCTTCGCCTCCACCTCACCCGCTTCGGCTGGAGCTGCGACTGGTACCGGAAGCACGGCGCGGTGATGCCGACCGACTGTCTCACGGTCCTGGCCCGCTTCGACGCGATCTACCTGGGGGCCATCGGGGATCCGGCGAACGTGCCCGACGTCATCGCCCAGCACGCCCTGCTGAGCCTCCGGAAGGGCCTGGACCAGTACGCTTGCGTCCGCCCCGCCCTCCTCCTGCCGGGGGTCCGCTCTCCCCTGGCCGGGAAGGCCCCGGGGGCGATCGACTTCATCGTCGTCCGGGAGAACACGGAGGGGGAGTACGCGGGAACGGGGGGGCGCCTGTACCGGGGGACGCCGAAGGAGGTAGCCGTGCAGACCTCCATCTTCACCCGGCTGGGGATCGAGCGGATCATCCGCTACGCGTTCGCCCTCGCCCGGCGCCGCAAGCGCCGGCGCCTCACCTCCGTCACCAAGTCGAACGTCCAACAGTACAGCATGGTCTTCTGGGACGAGGTCTTCTGGGCGGTGGCCCGGAAGTTTTCGGACGTGGAGGCCGAGTCCATGCTGGTGGATGCGGCGTGCATGAACTTCGTCCGGGCGCCGGAGCGCTTCGACGTGGTGGTCGCCTCCAACCAGTTCGGGGACATCCTGACCGACATCTCCGCCGCCATCGTGGGCAGCATGGGGCTGGCCCCCAGCGCCAATATCAACCCGAGCCGGGCGCTGCCCTCCATGTTCGAGCCGGTCCACGGGTCCGCGCCGGACATCGCCGGGAAGGGGATCGCCAACCCCCTGGCCGCCATCTTGGCCGCGGAGATGATGCTCGACTTCCTCGGGGAGCGGCGCGCGGCGCGGCGGATCCGGCGGGCGGCAGTGGCCCTTCTGGTGGAGGGGAAGGCCCTGCCGGCCGACCTGGGGGGACGGGCCTCCACGGCGGAGGTGGGAGGAGCGGTCGTGCGGCATCTCCGGCGCGCAGCCCGGGCCTAG
- the uvrB gene encoding excinuclease ABC subunit UvrB yields the protein MSRFKLVCEYQPKGDQPRAIERLTEGILGGEKHQVLLGVTGSGKTFTMANVIANVERPTLLIAHNKTLAAQLFNEFRGFFPENAVEFFVSYYDYYQPEAYIPKTDTYIEKDALINTHIDKLRHSATRSLLERRDVIIIASVSCIYGLGSPEAYSGMMVFLEEAGFCQRDEMLRKLVEIQYTRNDLDFKRGTFRVRGDTVEIFPAYADTAVRAELWGDTVEALWEIDPLTGDRRERLRQIPIYPANHYVTPEEHRQRASTAILEELKERVAWFERQGKLLEAQRLGQRTHFDLEMMQELGSCKGIENYSRHLTGRNAGEPPPTLMDYLPRDALVIIDESHQTVPQVRGMYHGDRSRKETLVEYGFRLPSALDNRPLNFVEFERAVSQVIYVSATPGPYELQKVQGKVVEQIIRPTGLIDPPIGVRPIKGQIDDLMHEIRERAAADQRVLVTTLTKRMAEDLTDYLAEAGIRVRYLHSDIDTLERNEIIRDLRLGKFDVLVGINLLREGLDIPEVSLVAILDADKEGFLRSSGSLIQTAGRAARNVEGRVLLYADATTGSMREAMAETERRRALQTAYNREHGITPESITKGIQDILGSIYERDYYTVPKEHDPAADAYVPRENLPGLIAALEKEMKAAAKRLEFERAAELRDRIRLLERRRLGILDPA from the coding sequence ATGAGCCGCTTCAAACTCGTCTGCGAATACCAGCCGAAGGGGGACCAGCCCCGGGCCATCGAGCGCCTCACGGAGGGGATCCTGGGGGGGGAGAAACACCAGGTCCTCCTGGGGGTGACCGGGTCGGGGAAGACCTTCACCATGGCGAACGTCATCGCCAACGTGGAGCGTCCCACGCTCCTCATCGCCCACAACAAGACGCTCGCCGCCCAGCTCTTCAACGAGTTCCGGGGGTTCTTCCCCGAGAACGCGGTCGAGTTCTTCGTCTCCTACTACGACTACTACCAGCCGGAGGCCTACATCCCCAAGACCGACACCTACATCGAGAAGGACGCCCTGATCAACACGCACATCGACAAGCTCCGCCACTCGGCCACCCGCTCGCTCCTGGAGCGGCGCGATGTCATCATCATCGCCTCCGTCTCCTGCATCTACGGGCTCGGCTCCCCCGAGGCCTACTCCGGCATGATGGTCTTCCTGGAGGAGGCAGGCTTCTGCCAGCGGGACGAGATGCTCCGGAAGCTCGTGGAGATCCAGTACACCCGCAACGATCTGGACTTCAAGCGGGGGACCTTCCGGGTGCGGGGGGATACGGTGGAGATCTTCCCGGCCTACGCCGATACCGCCGTCCGGGCCGAGCTGTGGGGCGACACGGTGGAGGCTCTCTGGGAGATCGATCCCCTCACGGGGGACCGGCGGGAGCGCCTGCGGCAGATCCCCATCTACCCGGCCAACCACTACGTTACCCCGGAGGAGCACCGGCAGCGGGCGAGCACCGCGATCCTGGAGGAGCTGAAGGAGCGGGTGGCCTGGTTCGAGCGGCAGGGGAAGCTCCTGGAGGCGCAGCGCCTCGGCCAGCGGACTCACTTCGACCTGGAGATGATGCAAGAGCTCGGGTCCTGCAAGGGGATCGAGAACTACTCCCGCCACCTCACGGGCCGGAACGCGGGGGAGCCCCCGCCGACCCTGATGGACTACCTGCCCCGGGACGCCCTGGTCATCATTGACGAGTCGCACCAGACGGTCCCGCAGGTCCGGGGGATGTACCACGGGGACCGGTCCCGCAAGGAGACCCTGGTGGAGTACGGGTTCCGGCTCCCCTCCGCCCTGGACAACCGGCCCCTAAACTTCGTCGAGTTCGAGCGGGCGGTCAGCCAGGTGATCTACGTCTCGGCCACTCCCGGCCCCTACGAGCTGCAGAAGGTGCAGGGAAAGGTGGTGGAGCAGATCATCCGGCCGACCGGCCTGATCGACCCCCCCATCGGTGTCCGGCCCATCAAGGGGCAGATCGACGATCTGATGCACGAGATCCGGGAGCGGGCCGCCGCCGACCAGCGGGTCCTGGTCACGACCCTCACCAAGCGGATGGCGGAGGACCTGACCGACTACCTGGCCGAAGCCGGGATCCGGGTCCGGTACCTCCACTCGGACATCGACACCCTGGAGCGGAACGAGATCATCCGGGACCTGCGCCTCGGCAAGTTCGATGTCCTGGTGGGGATCAACCTGCTCCGGGAGGGCCTGGACATTCCCGAGGTCTCGCTGGTGGCGATCCTCGATGCCGACAAGGAGGGCTTCCTGCGGTCGAGCGGGTCGCTCATCCAGACGGCGGGGCGGGCCGCGCGGAACGTGGAGGGACGGGTCCTTCTCTACGCCGACGCCACCACCGGCTCCATGCGCGAGGCGATGGCCGAGACGGAGCGGCGCCGGGCCCTGCAGACCGCCTACAACCGGGAGCACGGCATCACCCCCGAGAGCATCACGAAAGGGATCCAGGACATCCTGGGCAGCATCTACGAGCGGGACTACTACACGGTGCCCAAGGAGCACGACCCGGCGGCCGACGCCTACGTCCCCCGGGAGAACCTGCCCGGGCTCATCGCTGCCCTGGAGAAGGAGATGAAGGCGGCGGCGAAGCGGCTGGAGTTCGAGCGGGCCGCCGAGCTCCGGGACCGGATCCGCCTCCTGGAGCGCCGCCGCCTGGGGATCCTCGACCCCGCCTGA
- a CDS encoding methyltransferase domain-containing protein: MVSTGSHRASRPRRGAGRKSTGGLLHPAYTAFARIYDRWCADLDPPRWGRYNVALARRHGFTAGRVLDLGCGTGLSTRPWAGIAETVTGVDRSPTMLRLARRLGGGAHRIRYLRADITTPGLLRGETFGVVLATFDVVNYQTREQSLLRLFRNARRLLEPAGCFIFDAVTQHAYRRLLNGIPVFQRVPGGAVLLEGRYRERSASWRGSVTILLAGRDGHYRALVERHHQRHYTPARLRAVLRAAGFARCHFYATLLFRPPGPRTERVTVVALP, translated from the coding sequence ATGGTCAGCACCGGTTCCCACAGAGCGTCCCGTCCCCGCCGCGGGGCAGGCCGGAAGTCCACGGGGGGCCTGCTGCATCCGGCCTACACGGCCTTTGCCCGCATCTATGACCGCTGGTGCGCGGACCTGGACCCGCCCCGCTGGGGGCGGTACAACGTCGCGCTGGCCCGCCGGCACGGCTTTACCGCCGGGCGGGTCCTGGACCTCGGGTGCGGCACCGGCCTGAGCACGCGGCCCTGGGCGGGCATCGCCGAGACGGTGACCGGGGTAGACCGCTCGCCCACGATGCTCCGCCTGGCGCGGCGCCTGGGAGGGGGCGCGCACAGGATCCGGTACCTGCGGGCCGATATCACCACTCCCGGGCTGCTGCGGGGGGAGACCTTCGGGGTTGTCCTGGCCACCTTCGACGTCGTCAACTACCAGACGCGGGAGCAGAGCCTCCTCCGCCTCTTCCGGAACGCCCGCCGGCTCCTGGAGCCCGCGGGCTGCTTCATCTTCGACGCGGTCACACAGCATGCCTACCGCCGCCTCCTGAACGGCATCCCCGTCTTCCAGCGCGTGCCGGGCGGGGCCGTCCTCCTGGAGGGGCGCTACCGGGAGCGCTCCGCCTCCTGGCGCGGCAGCGTCACGATCCTCCTGGCAGGGCGGGATGGCCACTACCGGGCGCTGGTCGAGCGGCATCACCAGCGCCATTACACCCCTGCCCGGCTGCGCGCGGTCCTCCGGGCCGCCGGTTTCGCGCGCTGCCATTTCTACGCCACCCTCCTGTTCCGGCCTCCGGGGCCGCGGACCGAGAGGGTGACCGTGGTGGCCCTGCCCTAG
- a CDS encoding DMT family transporter — translation MEDVGRGGARSGVALVLCSAVGYGAMSVLAKVAYAAGANVATVLATRFALAAVCLWSWLFLRRRLRPLPPRTVAALAAMGACFVGNSVTFFGALEHIPAATAALLLYTYPALVALQAAALRWEPLSRRILLALALALLGSALTLGVGSGPLSPRGVALALASAAIYSVYVVAGSRVMGGVPPALASAIVITSAGLIVGAWTILTGQFRPGVAPVGWAAIVIIAFGSTVVAIQAFLAGVERIGAARAAILSTVEPVVTVLLAALILAEPLTAPQGLGGLSILAAALLLRSPGRREGGRGRR, via the coding sequence GTGGAGGACGTAGGGCGGGGCGGCGCCCGGAGTGGGGTTGCCCTCGTCCTCTGCTCGGCGGTCGGCTACGGCGCCATGTCGGTCCTGGCGAAAGTCGCCTACGCCGCCGGGGCGAACGTGGCGACGGTCCTGGCGACCCGCTTCGCCCTCGCCGCGGTCTGCCTCTGGAGCTGGCTCTTCCTGCGCCGGCGGCTCCGGCCCCTCCCGCCCCGGACCGTGGCGGCCCTGGCGGCGATGGGGGCCTGCTTCGTCGGGAATTCCGTCACGTTCTTCGGCGCCCTCGAGCACATCCCGGCGGCCACGGCGGCCCTCCTCCTTTATACGTACCCCGCCCTCGTGGCCCTGCAGGCGGCGGCGTTGCGCTGGGAGCCGCTGAGTCGGCGCATCCTCCTCGCCCTCGCGCTCGCGCTGCTGGGGTCCGCCCTCACCCTGGGGGTGGGGAGCGGTCCGCTTTCCCCGCGTGGGGTCGCGCTCGCCCTCGCCTCGGCGGCCATCTACTCCGTCTACGTGGTGGCGGGCAGCCGGGTGATGGGGGGCGTGCCGCCTGCCCTCGCCAGCGCCATCGTGATCACCTCGGCGGGCCTCATCGTCGGCGCCTGGACGATCCTGACCGGCCAGTTCCGCCCGGGCGTCGCCCCGGTCGGGTGGGCGGCCATCGTGATCATTGCCTTCGGCTCGACGGTGGTCGCGATCCAGGCCTTCCTGGCCGGCGTCGAGCGGATCGGGGCGGCCCGCGCAGCGATCCTGAGCACGGTCGAGCCCGTCGTCACCGTCCTGCTGGCGGCCCTCATCCTCGCGGAGCCGCTTACGGCTCCCCAGGGGCTCGGCGGCCTCTCCATCCTGGCGGCCGCCCTGCTCCTCCGAAGCCCGGGACGTCGTGAGGGGGGCCGAGGACGGCGCTGA
- a CDS encoding PilZ domain-containing protein — protein MQDEYPIKRRFPRFTVLGKVEGKIVASYEATLVNLSLGGALVEHSSMVRPGSMSQLMLPFGQGEILVTCRVVRSHLSRREARGKESVLIYQTGLEFLNAPSETLAALEELIAAARPGGGTRGSATVTLLMMEPPVPPA, from the coding sequence GTGCAGGACGAGTATCCCATCAAGCGGCGGTTCCCCCGCTTCACCGTCCTGGGGAAGGTGGAGGGGAAGATCGTCGCCTCCTACGAGGCGACCCTTGTGAACCTCAGCCTGGGTGGCGCTCTCGTCGAGCACTCCTCCATGGTCCGGCCCGGGAGCATGTCCCAGCTCATGCTCCCCTTCGGTCAGGGGGAGATCCTGGTCACCTGCCGGGTGGTTCGCTCGCACCTGAGCCGACGGGAAGCCCGAGGCAAGGAGTCCGTCCTCATCTACCAGACCGGCCTGGAGTTCCTCAACGCCCCCTCGGAGACGCTCGCCGCGCTGGAGGAGCTCATCGCCGCCGCCCGGCCGGGGGGCGGGACCCGCGGAAGCGCCACCGTCACCCTCCTCATGATGGAGCCCCCCGTCCCCCCTGCCTGA